A stretch of Triticum aestivum cultivar Chinese Spring chromosome 1D, IWGSC CS RefSeq v2.1, whole genome shotgun sequence DNA encodes these proteins:
- the LOC123157548 gene encoding uncharacterized protein, with protein sequence MPATRWGFVVLTETDPELSDSRRGYEESLRSAIRQAARRLAGFVLQRTKTEVPRRLIHGGPPAAAPSSLRHTSSGVEEIAVHQDGKASALREIKKKREELFDLIADTERRYDTRLTKEGCQNTRMLQQLAVQIEPRPNDPLWRSKRFSKRLNDFLGLAGAVMSSYMLTRKWLHLDQEADSKEQKI encoded by the exons ATGCCAGCCACGCGGTGGGGCTTCGTGGTCTTGACGGAGACGGACCCGGAACTCA GCGATTCGAGGCGAGGATACGAAGAGAGCTTGAGATCGGCGATTCGGCAGGCGGCGAGGAGGTTGGCTGGCTTTGTTCTCCAGCGAACGAAAACGGAGGTGCCAAGGAGGCTCATCCACGGCGGTCCGCCGGCAGCAGCCCCCTCTTCCCTCCGGCATACTTCCTCTGGTGTTGAG GAAATAGCAGTGCATCAAGATGGGAAGGCTTCTGCTTTGAGGGAAATCAAGAAGAAGAGAGAAGAGTTGTTTGATCTGATTGCTGACACAGAAAGGCGATACGACACCCGGCTTACCAAGGAAGGCTGTCAAAACACACGCATGCTCCAGCAGCTTGCGGTGCAAATCGAGCCTAGACCCAATGACCCCTTGTG GCGGTCGAAGCGGTTTTCGAAGAGACTCAATGATTTTCTGGGGTTAGCCGGGGCTGTTATGTCATCCTATATGCTTACGCGTAAGTGGCTTCACTTGGACCAAGAGGCAGATTCAAAAGAGCAGAAGATCTAA